The following is a genomic window from Pseudomonadales bacterium.
GCGCGCAACGCGCTCCCGTGCGGATCACTGGACGTAGGCACGCCGCAGATGCTCGATACCGCCGCTCCCGCGGACCTGCTGCTCGCCAACATCCTCGCCGGGCCACTGATCGAACTTGCACCACGGCTCGCGCGGCTGCTGCGACCCGATGGCACTGCGGTCCTGTCCGGCATACTGCACGAGCAGGCGGCCGAGGTGCTGGCGGCGTGGGCACCGTGGTGCGCACACATCGCGACGGTGGAGCGCGATACCTGGTGCCGGATCGAACTGCGACGCACATCGAGCGCCGCGCCATGAGCGAGGCGGTCACGCGCTGCCCGGGCTGCCAGACCGCGTTTCGTGTCAACGCGGAGCAGCTCGCGTCGGCCGAGGGGCTGGTGCGCTGCGGCGTCTGTGCGCGGGTGTTCCGTGCCGATCTGCACCTCGTCGCCAACGAACCCGTGCCTGGCTGGCAGGCCGGTCAGCCCGCCGTGCCCGGAGCTGCGATCGAGGAGATATACATCCGGGAACTCCTTGGCGAGCATGACCACGCGGAACAGCCCGCACCAATCGTCGTCGGCCACCATGCGCCCGACCCCGGGGAGGGTGTCGCAAAACCTCACGAGACGTGTGGCGACGCCCCCGCATCGGAGGGCGTGTGCCGCCGGGATGCGACACCCGAACCTGCAGCGGCAGCCGTACCCGAGCCGGCAACCGGATCCGACACGCCGATCGGAGCAGAGACGGTAGACGCAACCGACGAACCGGCTGCAGCCGCGGAACCCGCACCCGTTCCGCCATTCACGCCGCCACCGATCGAGATCGACCAGACGCCGGCGCCGCGACGCGCGCGCAATGCCGCCTGGGGGCTGGGCTGCGCGGTCGCGATGCTCGCGCTCGCGGTGCAGTACGGCTGGCACCAGCGCACGCGGCTGCTCGAAGACCCGGCAACCCGCCACGGGCTGGAGCGCGCCTGCGCAACGTTCGGCTGTGCGCTGCCTCGCCCGCCCGCACCGCAGGCGATCCGCGGCGAGGCACTGCTGGTCCGTCCGGCACCCGATCGGGAAGGCGTGCTGCTGGTCGACGCGCTGCTCAGCAACCATGCCGCGTACGCACAACCCTGGCCCGGCCTCGCCATCAGTTTCCAGGACCTGCGCGGGCACACGCTGGCCGGGCGCGTGTTTGCCGCCGCCGAGTACCTGCCGGAGCCGCCACGTGTGGACATGCCGATCGGACAGGCGGTCGCCGTGCACCTGGAACTGCACGACCCCGGCGAGCGCGCGACCGGCTACCGCATGGAGATCCTGCCGCCGGCGGCGGCGCGCTGAGCCAGCGTCGACTGCCTGGCCCTTTAATCACCCGCCGCCCGCCGGTATGATTCCGCCCCCCGAGAGGGATTCCCGACTCCACCGTCTCAAGAGGCATCAGTTGCTGCGCATCGGGCCATTCCGTTTCGACACCCGCGTCGTGCTCGCGCCGATGGTCGGCGTGACGGACACACCGTACCGCGCGCTGTGTGCGCGTCTGGGTACGCGGCTGGCGATCGCCGAAATGGTCGCGGCGGATGCACGGCTGTGGGATACGCGGCGCACCCGGTTGCGGCTGCAGCAGGCTGGGTCCGAATTGCCGTGCTGGGTGCAGATCGCAGGCAACGATGCACACACGATGGCCGCAGGTGCACGCCGCCAGGCCGACCTGGGCGCGCAGATCATCGATATCAACATGGGCTGCCCGGCGAAGAAAGTCTGCAGCCGGGCGGCAGGTTCTGCCCTGCTGCGCGACGAGCGGCTGGTCGCAGACATCCTTGCCGCGGTGGTCGCAGCCGTGCCGGAGGTGCCCGTGACGCTGAAGATGCGTACCGGCTGGAGTCCGGGCGAACGCAACGGTGTGCGCATCGCCCGCATCGCAGAGGACTGTGGCGTGCGTCTGCTCAGCGTGCACGGACGCACGCGCGCCTGTCGCTTCGAGGGCGCAGCCGAATACGACACGATCCGCGCCATCGTGCAGTCGGTTTCGGTGCCAGTGATCGCCAACGGCGACATCACGGACACGGCAGGCGCACGCGCGGTGCTCGCACACACCGGCGCCACTGCGGTGATGGTGGGGCGTGCAGCGCAGGGACGCCCCTGGCTGTGCGGATCGATCGACGCAGCACTCGCCGGACAGCCGGCGAGGTGCACACCGCAAGGTCCGGAACTGGCTGCGATCGTCACCGGTCATATCGATGCGCTGCACGCGTTCTACGGCGAGACGGCTGGCGTTCGCATTGCGCGCAAGCACGTCGGCTGGTACCTGCGCTCGTGCGGTGAGGACCGCAGCTTCCTGCACGAGTTCCACCGCCTGGACGCGGCACGCGCGCAACTCGCTGCGCTACACGAACATTTCGCCGCCATCGGCGACGGCGAAGCGAGGGCAGCATGAACGGAAGCGAGGACCCTGCGTGCAGGCCATGCGCCGGGGCCGACGAGCCACAGCAGGCGGAGGCAGCGGGCGAGCGGCACTCGCTGCGCTGCTGTGTGCGGATCGCGCTGCAGGACTATTTTGCACAGCTCGACGGCCAGATGGTCAGCGGCGTCTACGAGATGGTCCTCGCCGAGGTCGAGGCACCGATGCTCGAAACGGTGCTCGAATACACGCGCGGCAACCAGACGCTCGCCGCGGAAGTGCTCGGCCTGAACCGCGGCACGCTGCGCAAGAAGCTCAAACGCTACGACATGCTATGAACCGCCGCCACGCACCTCGTGCGCGGCTCCAACCACCAGTGCACACGGACTGCTCTCCATGAACCACCCAGCCGATATCGTCGCGGTCCGCCGCGCCCTGATCAGCGTCTCGGACAAGACCGGCGTGGTCGAATTCGCACGCGAACTCGCCACGCTTGGCGTCGAGATCCTTTCGACGGGCGGCACGCAACGGTTGCTGGCCGATGCCGGCATCCCGGTGCGCGAAGTATCGGACTACACCGGCTTCCCGGAAATGATGGACGGGCGCGTGAAGACACTGCACCCGCGCGTGCACGGCGGCATCCTCGGTCGCCGCGGTGAAGACGACGCGGTGATGGCTGCGCACGGAATCGCGCCGATAGACCTCGTGGTGGTGAATCTTTACCCGTTCGAGCAGACGGTGGCGCGCCCCGATTGCGACCTTGCCACCGCGATCGAGAACATCGACATCGGCGGCCCGACCATGGTGCGCTCGGCGGCCAAGAATCACCGCCACGTGGGAATCGTCGTCGACACGGCCGATTACCAGCGCGTACTGGCCGAACTGCGTGCGCACGGCGGAACCCTTGCCGCGACGCGGTTCGATCTGGCCGTGAAGGCCTTCGAGCACACGGCGCGCTACGATGGCGCCATCGCGAACCATCTCGGCGCACTCGATGCAAGCGCTGCGCGCAGCGCCTTCCCGCGCACGTTCAGCCTGCAATTCAGCAAGGCGCAGCAGATGCGCTACGGCGAGAACCCGCACCAGACGGCTGCGTTCTACGTCGAGCACGAGCGCGGTGAGGCAAGCATCGCGAGCGCCCGCCAGTTGCAGGGCAAGGAGCTCTCGTACAACAACATCGCCGACACCGACGCGGCGCTCGAGTGCGTGAAGCAGTTCCACGGCGACGCGGCCTGCGTGATCGTGAAACATGCGAACCCCTGCGGGGTTGCGCTGGCACCGACGCCGTTGCAGGCGTACGAACTCGCGTGGAACACCGACAGCGAGTCGGCCTTCGGCGGCATCATCGCGTTCAACCGCGAACTCGACGGCGAGACCGCGGCAGCAATCGTCGAGCGGCAGTTCGTCGAGGTGATCGTTGCGCCAGCGGCAAGCGCAGACGCCGTAACGGCAGTGGCTGCGAAGAAGAACGTGCGCCTGCTGGTCTGCGGCGAACTGCCACGGCAAAGCGCACCGCGCCTGGACTACAAGCGCGTCACGGGCGGCCTGCTGGTGCAGGACGCCGACCTCGCGCTGTACGCCGGGCTGCGCGTCGTGAGCCGCCGTCAACCGACCGAGGCAGAACTGCGCGACCTGCTGTTCGCATGGCAGGTGGCGAAGTTCGTGAAATCGAACGCCATCGTGTACGCACGCGACAATCGCACGATCGGAGTCGGCGCGGGGCAGATGAGCCGGGTGAACTCGGCACGCATCGCGGCGATCAAGGCCGAACAGGCGGGGCTCGCGGTAACCGGTGCGGTGATGGCATCGGACGCCTTCTTCCCGTTTCGCGACGGCATCGACAACGCAGCGGCGGCAGGCATCCGCGCGGTGATCCAGCCCGGTGGCTCGGTGCGCGACGACGAGGTCATCGCTGCTGCCGACGAGCACGACATGGCGATGGTATTCACCGGCATGCGCCACTTCCGCCACTGAACGGAGACGAGCGGAGCATGAACGTTCTGATCATTGGCAGCGGCGGACGCGAGCACGCACTCGCCTGGAAGGTGGCGCAAAGCTACCGGGTGGACACCGTGTTCGTGGCGCCCGGCAACGGCGGCAGCGCACGCGAGCCCGGCGTGCGCAACGTCGCGATCGACATGATGGACTTCGGCGCACTCGAACGCTTTGCGCGCGAAAACACGGTAGGGCTCACGATAGTCGGCC
Proteins encoded in this region:
- a CDS encoding zinc-ribbon domain-containing protein; the encoded protein is MSEAVTRCPGCQTAFRVNAEQLASAEGLVRCGVCARVFRADLHLVANEPVPGWQAGQPAVPGAAIEEIYIRELLGEHDHAEQPAPIVVGHHAPDPGEGVAKPHETCGDAPASEGVCRRDATPEPAAAAVPEPATGSDTPIGAETVDATDEPAAAAEPAPVPPFTPPPIEIDQTPAPRRARNAAWGLGCAVAMLALAVQYGWHQRTRLLEDPATRHGLERACATFGCALPRPPAPQAIRGEALLVRPAPDREGVLLVDALLSNHAAYAQPWPGLAISFQDLRGHTLAGRVFAAAEYLPEPPRVDMPIGQAVAVHLELHDPGERATGYRMEILPPAAAR
- the dusB gene encoding tRNA dihydrouridine synthase DusB translates to MIPPPERDSRLHRLKRHQLLRIGPFRFDTRVVLAPMVGVTDTPYRALCARLGTRLAIAEMVAADARLWDTRRTRLRLQQAGSELPCWVQIAGNDAHTMAAGARRQADLGAQIIDINMGCPAKKVCSRAAGSALLRDERLVADILAAVVAAVPEVPVTLKMRTGWSPGERNGVRIARIAEDCGVRLLSVHGRTRACRFEGAAEYDTIRAIVQSVSVPVIANGDITDTAGARAVLAHTGATAVMVGRAAQGRPWLCGSIDAALAGQPARCTPQGPELAAIVTGHIDALHAFYGETAGVRIARKHVGWYLRSCGEDRSFLHEFHRLDAARAQLAALHEHFAAIGDGEARAA
- the fis gene encoding DNA-binding transcriptional regulator Fis, yielding MNGSEDPACRPCAGADEPQQAEAAGERHSLRCCVRIALQDYFAQLDGQMVSGVYEMVLAEVEAPMLETVLEYTRGNQTLAAEVLGLNRGTLRKKLKRYDML
- the purH gene encoding bifunctional phosphoribosylaminoimidazolecarboxamide formyltransferase/IMP cyclohydrolase, whose protein sequence is MNHPADIVAVRRALISVSDKTGVVEFARELATLGVEILSTGGTQRLLADAGIPVREVSDYTGFPEMMDGRVKTLHPRVHGGILGRRGEDDAVMAAHGIAPIDLVVVNLYPFEQTVARPDCDLATAIENIDIGGPTMVRSAAKNHRHVGIVVDTADYQRVLAELRAHGGTLAATRFDLAVKAFEHTARYDGAIANHLGALDASAARSAFPRTFSLQFSKAQQMRYGENPHQTAAFYVEHERGEASIASARQLQGKELSYNNIADTDAALECVKQFHGDAACVIVKHANPCGVALAPTPLQAYELAWNTDSESAFGGIIAFNRELDGETAAAIVERQFVEVIVAPAASADAVTAVAAKKNVRLLVCGELPRQSAPRLDYKRVTGGLLVQDADLALYAGLRVVSRRQPTEAELRDLLFAWQVAKFVKSNAIVYARDNRTIGVGAGQMSRVNSARIAAIKAEQAGLAVTGAVMASDAFFPFRDGIDNAAAAGIRAVIQPGGSVRDDEVIAAADEHDMAMVFTGMRHFRH